ATTGCGTTTGGATTTCTGAGTAAGTAAGAAGGGTGGAAAGTTGGAAGGATATTCCAATTGCGATATTTCTTTAGGCTTCCTCTTGATTTTGTGATTCCTGGACTACCAGGTAGCAGGGCTTGTGTAGGGACATTGCCGAGGGTAACAATCAACTTTGGGTTCACCAACTCTATCTGACGTTCGAGAATCCCCATACAATGTGCGATTTCATCGGACGTAGGATTTCTATTATTTGGGGGTCGGCACTTTACAACATTAGTCACATAAACATCTTCACGATCCAATCCAATCACATCAATCATTCGATCCAAAAGCTTGCCTGCTTTTCCCACAAAAGGAAGACCAAGTCTGTCTTCATCGGCTCCAGGTCCCTCTCCCACGAACAGCAATAAGCTTCCCTCATTACCTGAACCAAAAACGAACTGATTTCTTGTTGGTCCAAGTGAGCAACGTTGGCACTCTGAGTTTTGCTGACAGAGATCAGAAAGTGTTTCAACTTTTGAGTGATCCCGAAGCCCATTTTGAACTCTCTTGATCGATTCGGGTTCTCTGTACACAGGTACTTTTGAGGAAGGTGGGCAGAAATCTATATCTCCTACATTACTGACCTCTTCCCGAGCT
The sequence above is drawn from the SAR324 cluster bacterium genome and encodes:
- a CDS encoding uracil-DNA glycosylase, translated to MDYPTLLLYLENQLKWLQKKDCHYLNQESLPKVELCELIDGLYELVPHNAADSGKELNFVELSGSEKNAISLQNLKQQLAISCAQAREEVSNVGDIDFCPPSSKVPVYREPESIKRVQNGLRDHSKVETLSDLCQQNSECQRCSLGPTRNQFVFGSGNEGSLLLFVGEGPGADEDRLGLPFVGKAGKLLDRMIDVIGLDREDVYVTNVVKCRPPNNRNPTSDEIAHCMGILERQIELVNPKLIVTLGNVPTQALLPGSPGITKSRGSLKKYRNWNILPTFHPSYLLRNPNAMHEAWQDFQKISEYAFPH